Genomic segment of Murdochiella vaginalis:
CGCAGCAATTTCGCGCGTTAAATCAATAGGAAAGCCGAATGTATCATAAAGGCGAAACACACGGGCACCGTCAAGGGTGCTCGTTTTCTTTGCTTTTGCTTCCTCCATAAGATCTTCGAGAAGCGCCAGCCCCTGGTCGATGGTCTGCTGGAAATTTTCTTCTTCCCGCTCCACCACAGTAAAAATGCGATCTTTTCCTTGCAGGATCTCTGGATATTCTTCGCCATAGACCTTCATGATTTCCGTAATGGTCTTGGCCAAGAATTTGCCTTTGATTCCCAAGAGCTTTCCATATCGGGCCGCACGGCGCAAAAGGCGTCGTAATACATAACCGCGGCCCTCGTTGGAAGGCACTACGCCGTCCGAAACCAAAAAGGTGATCGCCTTCGAATGATCGATGATCACGCGGAACGATTCATCCGCTTTCGGGTCCGTTCCATATTCTTTTCCCGAGAGCGCTTTAATGGTCTCACGTAGAGGTGCAAACTCATCGAGTTCAAAGATGTTGTCCTTGTTTTCGCAAACCAAAGCGAGTCGTTCGAGACCCATGCCGGTATCAATGTTCGGATGCGCCAATGGAACGTAGCTTCCGTCTTTTTGGCGATCGAATTGGGTAAAAACGAGGTTCCAAATTTCCATAAACCGATCGGAATTGTCTAATGGGCTGTTGCCTTCTCCATATTCCGGGCCACGATCATAATGAATTTCCGAGCACGGCCCGCACGGTCCCTGCTCCAGTTCCCAGAAGTTATCTTCTTTTCCCAGACGTAACACATGATCCGGTGCGACACCAATGACTTTCGTCCAAAGGTCGTAGGCCTGGTCATCGTCTTCGTAAACGGTGATCCAGAGTCGATTCGGATCCATGTCGATCTCCTGCGTGAGGAAGGTCCATGCCCAGCGAATGGCTTCCGGCTTAAAATAATTTCCGAAGGAAAAATTGCCAAGCATTTCAAAAAACGTCGCATGGCGTGCCGTTTTGCCGACATTGTCGATATCAGCGGTGCGCACACAGCGTTGCGAGCTCGTTGCTCGATTATGGGGCATCTTCTTCTCACCCATGAAATACGGCTTTAACGGAGCCATACCCGCGTTGATAAGCAAAAGGCTGTCATCATCCTCGGGAACCAGCGAAAAGCTGATCAGGCGTGTATGATTTTGTGCTTCAAAAAAATCGAGATATTTCGATCGACATTCGTTCATTCCAAGATATTGCATGTTCATCCTCTTTTTTTCTTCCTTACGACTCCATCGTGGTCTACTGCTCCTCGAAGACCGAAACGTCTTCTATAGACCACATCATACCGCCCGGGAAAGCTCCACCATATCCGCTAACGTAAGATGTTCAATAGACTGATAGATGGCATTGTTCATACGGGTAATCAGAATGCGGGTAGGACAATTGGTAAAGCCGCCGGGACAATCGCCCGCAATCGCACAATCCGAGAGCCAAAATTCGCCTTCCAAGACATTCAGCATTTCCAATACTGTGATGTCTTTGGGATCGCGTGCCGGCACATAACCGCCTTTAACACCGCGCACCGTATTGACCAACGGTACTTTCTTGAGCAAGCGCAGCAACTGTTCCAGATACGCTTCGCTGAGAAGCAATGCCTCCGCAATCTCGGAAAGCGGAACCGGTTGTCCCTCCTCTGCATGCGCGGCGATATACGTCATGGCACGCAAGCCGTATCGGCTTCTGGTAGTCAGTTTCATAGACCTGTCCTTACTGTTTGCCCTAGATAGGGGCTCAACGAATCACCAAGTTCAAGATTTTCCCGGGAACAAAAACGACCTTCACGACCGTTTTACCTTCCAAATAGCGCGCAACAGCAGAATCCTTCTTGGCCACCTCCAGCGCTTCGTCTTTCGTCGCCTCCGGAGCAAGCAATACCTTGCCACGCACCTTGCCGTTAATTTGAATCGGCATTTCCAGATAGGCTTCTGTCAACTTATCCTCAGCGTATACCGGCCATTGCCCATCCGTTGCGATATGGCCATCAAATCCCGCTCTCTCCCACAATTCCTCGGTGAGATGCGGCGCAACCGGATTGAGCAGAAGCAGATAGATCTTCCATTCGCCGCGCGTAATATGTTCTTTTGCGCGCAGCGCATTGGAAAGGGTCATCAGTTGTGCGATTGCCGTATTGAATTTCAGCGTTTCAAAATCTTCGCTGACCTTCTTAATGGATTGGTGTAACAGCACTTCGGTTTCGGCATCCACGTTCTCGTCGTCGTTGAGAAGTTCCGCCATCTTCCAAACGCGTTCCAGAAATTTGCGACAACCTTGCACGCCACTTTCCGTCCAGTTGGCACTCTTTTCAAAATCGCCGATAAACATTTCATAGGTGCGCAGCGTGTCGGCGCCGTACTCGGCTACAATTTCATCGGGATTGACAACATTCCCGCGAGACTTGCTCATCTTTTCCCCGTTGTCGCCCATGATCATGCCATGCGAAGTGCGCTTGGTGTAGGGTTCTTTCGTGGACACCACACCGATGTCGTAGAGGAACTTATGCCAGAAACGCGAGTAGAGAAGATGCAGCGTCGTATGCTCCATGCCTCCATTATACCAGTCCACCGGCCCAAAATACGACTCGGCTTCCTGTGAAACAGGAGCCTGCGCATTATGCGGATCCATATAGCGTAAATAGTACCAGGAGGAACCCGCCCACTGCGGCATGGTGTCCGTTTCGCGCCGCGCAGGCTTGCCACAGATCGGGCATGTCGTCTCCACAAAGTCCTGCATTTCGGAAAGCGGTGATTCACCGGTAGCCGTCGGCTGATAGTTTGGCACATCCGGCAAAAGCAGCGGCAGCTCTTCTTCCGGCAGTGGAACCCAACCATGTTCTTCGCAATAGACCATGGGAATGGGTTCTCCCCAGTAGCGCTGACGGCTGAATACCCAGTCGCGCAATTTATAATTCGTTTTGGCCTTGCCCAGCTCATGCTTCTCGAGGTATTCGATCATCGCCTTGATGGCCTCTTGAACCGGTTTTCCGTTCAGGAATCCGGAATTGACCATCGTGCCTTCGGATACATCCGTAAAAGGCTCTTCGTTTACGGATTTCGATGCACCGGAAACGACCTCCACAATGGGAAGGTCAAATTTCTTGGCGAACGCCCAGTCGCGGTCATCGTGTGCCGGCACGGCCATAATGGCGCCGGTGCCATAGCTCATCAGAACATAGTCGGAAACCCAGATAGGAATGGCCTTGCCCGTTGCGGGATTCTTGGCGCAAACGCCTTTCAGGGCTACGCCCGTTTTCTCTTTGGCCAACTCTCCGCGTTCAAAATCCGATTTGAGAAGTGCCTGTTGCTGATACGCTTTCACTTCCTCGTCGTTTTCGATAGAAGCCGCATACTTTGTCAGAAGCGGATGTTCCGGAGCCACAACCATATACGTCGCGCCGAACATGGTATCCGGACGCGTCGTATATACGGTTAAGACATCGTCCGTCTCTTTCCCGTCAACAAGCACCGCAAAGTCGGCTTCCGCACCGTGAGAACGGCCAATCCAGTTGATCTGCTGCTGCTTGATGCGCGGTGAATAATCCACTTCTTCCAAATCGTCAATCAAACGATCCGCGTATTCCGTGATCTTGAGCATCCACTGATTCTTTACGCGATGTTCCACCGGGGTTCCGCAGCGCTCACATTTTCCGTCCACCACTTCCTCGTTGGAAAGCCCCACGAGGTCATGCGGACACCAATTGATGGGCACTTCTTTCTTATACGCCAGACCATGCTTATAAAGCTGAATAAAGATCCATTGTGTCCAGCGATAATATTCCGGATCTGTCGTGTTCACCACGCGATCCCAATCGAAGGAGAAGCCGATCGCATCCAACTGATCCTTAAAATGTTGAATGTTTTTTCGCGTGACTTCCGCCGGATGAATTTTATGTTGAATGGCATAATTCTCTGTCGGCAGCCCGAACGCATCAAAGCCCATCGGATAGAGGACGTTATAGCCCTGCAAACGGCGTTTGCGCGCAACGATATCCAATGCGGTGTAGGGACGCGGATGGCCAACATGAAGCCCCTGTCCGGACGGATAGGGAAATTCAACCAGCGCATAATATTTCTTTTTCGTGGGATCCAACGTGGCATGAAAAACATCGTTCTTCTGCCAGAAGGCTTGCCACTTTTTTTCCAGGACGGCGGGATTATAGGTTTCCATGTACACCCTTCTTCTCTTCTTCACGTATTTCTCGTTCGTTTGGTCAATCGTCTGCTCTGTCACAACCCTTAGAGTCTTTCGGCATCCTTACCGTAATGTGTTGACGGTACGCGGATACGGCAGTACGTCGCGGATATTGGCCATGCCGGTCATGTACATCACGCAGCGTTCAAAGCCAAGACCGTAGCCGCTGTGTACGCATCCGCCAAAACGACGAAGATCCGTATACCACTGATAGTCTTCTTCTTTAATGCCTTTCTCCCTCATTTGCGCAAGAAGCACCTCTTCGCGTTCTTCACGCTGAGAGCCGCCGATGAGCTCGCCGATGCCCGGAACCAACATGTCCGCACAGGCGACGGTCTTGCCGTCATCATTTAATCGCATATAGAAAGACTTGATCTCCTTCGGATAATCCGTCACAAAAAGCGGCCCCTTAACCACTTCTTCTGTCAGGAAACGCTCGTGCTCCGACTGTAGATCACTTCCCCAATGCACAGGGAAGGTAAAGCGCGCGTTTTCTTTTTCTAAAAGCGCAACCGCCTCGGTATAAGTCATGCGGGCAAAATCTGCCTTACGCACCAGATTCAGGCGTTCCAGTAAACCCTTGTCAATCCACCGATTAAAGAAATCCATCTCTTCGGGAAGACGCTCGATCACGCGATTGAGGATATGCTTCATCATCGCTTCGGCTAAGTCCATCATGTCGGTCAGATCACCGAACGCAATCTCCGGCTCGATCATCCAAAATTCCGCCGCATGACGCGTGGTGTTGGAATGCTCTGCGCGGAAGGTCGGCCCGAATGTATAGACATTTCGGTGACTCATGGCAAAAGCTTCCAATTCCAACTGGCCCGAAACAGTAAGATGCGCCGGAACACCGAAGAAATCCTCACGGTAATCCACTTTTCCCTCTTCCGTTTTCGGCACATTGTTCAGATCCAGCGTCGTCACCTGGAACATTTCGCCCGCACCTTCTGCATCCGAAGCGGTAATTAACGGCGTGTGCACATACGTGAAGCCGCGTTCGTGAAAGAATTCATGAATGGCGAAAGCAATCTCGCTGCGCGTGCGAAATACGGCATTAAACGTATTCGTACGCGAACGAAGATAGGGATATTGGCGGAGAAATTCCATGCTCTGACGTTTATTTTGGATGGGATAATCCTCCGCATTAGCACCAAGCAAGGTGACGGTTCTCGCTTCCAACTCAATCGGCTGTGGTGAATCCGGCGTGATCTTGAGTATCCCTTCCACCGCAATGGCGCTTCCCACAGCAAAGTGCGATACATTGCTGTAGTTTTCTAAATCGGGCGTAATCACAACTTGGAGAGGACGGAAAAATGTGCCGTCATTCACCATAAAAAAGCCGACATTTTTGGAAATGCGCGACTGCCGAATCCATCCCTGAATCGTAATCTTTTCGTTTGCGTGCTTTTCCGCATCGCGATAACATACTTTAATTTCCATGTTTTCTCCTTACTGACGGTCCTCCTCAGCGGCAGGTCTTTCTTGTTTGGGCAGGCTCTCAAGGTACTGTTTAAGTCGTGCTTCGCCGCCGCGATCGACCGGATGATAAAAGGTCTTTCCCATTATTTCATCCGGCAGATAATTCTGCAAGACATAGCCGGAAGGATCATTATGTGGATACCGATATGTCAATCCCCTTCCCAATGCTTTGGCACCACTGTAGTGGGCATCTTTCAAATACGGCGGAATATCTGCCGGAGGATTCTCTCGAACCGTGCGCAAGGCTTCGTCAATAGCCAAATAGGAAGCATTGCTTTTCGGCGACGAAGCTAAAAAGGTCGTCGTTTGCGCCAATAAAATGCGCGCCTCGGGCATGCCAATCTGTGAAACACCCTGATAGCAGCTTACCGCCTGCACCAAGCCCAGCGGCTGCGCATTTCCGATATCCTCGCTGGCCAGGATTACCAGACGCCGAGCAATAAAGAGCGGATCTTCTCCCCCTGCCAGCATGCGTGCAAGATAATAGATGGCCGCATCGGGATCGGAACCGCGCACCGATTTGATGAAAGCTGAAATCGTGTTGTAATGCTCTTCCTCGCCTTTATCGTATTGAATGCGTTTCTTTTGCATGCTTTCGGCCATGTCCTCTTTCGTCAACCGGATACGACCGTTGACGGGCGGCGTCGACAGTACTGCGATTTCCAAAGAATTCAGCAACACGCGCGCATCCCCTCCGGAAGAGGCAAGAAGCAAGGCTCGGGCATCCGCATCCAATGTGACCGCATACATGCCGAGCCCCCTCTCCGTATCCGAAAGAGCACGATCAAGTACTTTTTCCAATGCTTCCGTGGAAAGCCACGTCAGCTCCACCACCTGACAACGGGAAAGCAACGCTTTATTTACTTCAAAAAACGGATTTTCCGTCGTTGCCCCGATGAGCGTAAGCGTGCCGTCTTCTACGTGCGGAAGCAGGGCATCCTGCTGACTCTTGTTAAAGCGATGAATCTCGTCAATAAAGAGAATGGTGCGCACCTGGTCATAAAGCAGAGCCTGTTTCGCTTCCTCTACAACCTCCCGCAATTCTTTAACGCCGCTGGTCACGGCGGATAATTTGCGAAAGGCGCGGTTCGTATGTTCGGCAATCACATGCGCAATCGTAGTTTTTCCGGTTCCCGGCGGGCCAAAAAGTATCAGTGATGGCACACGATCCGCTTCGATCAGGCGGCGAAGAGGTTTGCCGGGCGCAAGGACCGCATCCTGCCCCACCACGTCCTCTAAGGATTTAGGGCGCAGACGATCCGCAAGAGGTGCATGTTTTTGTTGTTGTTTTTGCTGCTGTCTCTGCAATAAATCCATGTTTCCTCCGCCGCGAAAAAAAGCAGGCGATCCTATGGATCGCCTTTGCCTTATTCTTCTGTTCTGTCTTCTTCCTGCTCGTCGGTCAGGTTGTTCAATTCCTTGTAAAAACTGTCCACATCCTGAAATTCACGATAAACCGACGCAAAGCGCACATAGGCAACTTTATCGATGGCTTTGAGCTGGTCCATAACCAGTTCTCCGATATAGGCGGTAGTCACCTCGCGCTGGTTAAGATGGTTAAGCTGGGTTTCGATGGCGTCCGCTGCCTTTTCTAAGCGCTCCACCGTCACCGGCCGTTTTTCCGCGGAACGGATCATGCCGTTAAGAATCTTGGAACGAATGAACGGCTCGCGTGTCTCGTCTTTTTTAATCACCACAATCGCCTGATCCTCGTAGCGCTCGTACGTGGTAAAGCGTTTCTTGCATTTCAGACAGGCGCGGCGGCGGCGAACCGCCTCATTGTCTTCGGTTGGACGAGAGTCGATGACCTTCGTATCGGGAAACCCGCAATACGGACATTTCATATTAACGGTACTTTCTGAGGAATTCCGGAATGTCCATATTATCCGCATCCGAAGACGAGGAGGCCGAAGAGGAATCTTCATTCATACGAGCCTCGCGACGATCCAGTCCGTCCTCGTTGGCGGAAACCTTGCGGTTGTCAAAACCGGTGGCAATCACCGTAATCTTAATGTCGTCGCCAAGAGACTCATCCACACCCGCGCCGAAGATGATATTGGCATCCGGATCAACCGCCTCGCGGATCATTTCAATCGCTTCATTGGCTTCGAAAATGCCAAGGTCGGCAGCCGTCACGTTGACCAATACCGCTTTGGCTCCATCAACACTGGTTTCCAGAAGCGGGCTCTTGACCGCCGCCTTCGCCGCGTTGACGGCACGGTTCTCGCCATTGGCAATGCCGATGCCCATGTGCGCAATGCCCTGATCCTTCATGATGGATTCGACATCCGCAAAGTCTAAATTGATGATGTTCGGTACCGCAATCAGATCCGAAATACCCTGAATACCATTCATCAGCACTTGATCGGCCATGCCGAAAGCTTCCACC
This window contains:
- the ftsZ gene encoding cell division protein FtsZ — its product is MNTFDMEVNNDGLAKIKVLGVGGGGNNALNRMKQHGLAGVEFIAVNTDRQILEVVDSDKKLQIGVKLTRGLGSGGNPDVGEKAAEESKSDITELLANTDMVFITAGMGGGTGTGAAPVVAEAARSMGILTVGVVTKPFGFEGRKRQSQAESGINKLKDKVDTLIVIPNDRLLQVAERRTSMVEAFGMADQVLMNGIQGISDLIAVPNIINLDFADVESIMKDQGIAHMGIGIANGENRAVNAAKAAVKSPLLETSVDGAKAVLVNVTAADLGIFEANEAIEMIREAVDPDANIIFGAGVDESLGDDIKITVIATGFDNRKVSANEDGLDRREARMNEDSSSASSSSDADNMDIPEFLRKYR
- a CDS encoding Rrf2 family transcriptional regulator, producing MKLTTRSRYGLRAMTYIAAHAEEGQPVPLSEIAEALLLSEAYLEQLLRLLKKVPLVNTVRGVKGGYVPARDPKDITVLEMLNVLEGEFWLSDCAIAGDCPGGFTNCPTRILITRMNNAIYQSIEHLTLADMVELSRAV
- the leuS gene encoding leucine--tRNA ligase — its product is METYNPAVLEKKWQAFWQKNDVFHATLDPTKKKYYALVEFPYPSGQGLHVGHPRPYTALDIVARKRRLQGYNVLYPMGFDAFGLPTENYAIQHKIHPAEVTRKNIQHFKDQLDAIGFSFDWDRVVNTTDPEYYRWTQWIFIQLYKHGLAYKKEVPINWCPHDLVGLSNEEVVDGKCERCGTPVEHRVKNQWMLKITEYADRLIDDLEEVDYSPRIKQQQINWIGRSHGAEADFAVLVDGKETDDVLTVYTTRPDTMFGATYMVVAPEHPLLTKYAASIENDEEVKAYQQQALLKSDFERGELAKEKTGVALKGVCAKNPATGKAIPIWVSDYVLMSYGTGAIMAVPAHDDRDWAFAKKFDLPIVEVVSGASKSVNEEPFTDVSEGTMVNSGFLNGKPVQEAIKAMIEYLEKHELGKAKTNYKLRDWVFSRQRYWGEPIPMVYCEEHGWVPLPEEELPLLLPDVPNYQPTATGESPLSEMQDFVETTCPICGKPARRETDTMPQWAGSSWYYLRYMDPHNAQAPVSQEAESYFGPVDWYNGGMEHTTLHLLYSRFWHKFLYDIGVVSTKEPYTKRTSHGMIMGDNGEKMSKSRGNVVNPDEIVAEYGADTLRTYEMFIGDFEKSANWTESGVQGCRKFLERVWKMAELLNDDENVDAETEVLLHQSIKKVSEDFETLKFNTAIAQLMTLSNALRAKEHITRGEWKIYLLLLNPVAPHLTEELWERAGFDGHIATDGQWPVYAEDKLTEAYLEMPIQINGKVRGKVLLAPEATKDEALEVAKKDSAVARYLEGKTVVKVVFVPGKILNLVIR
- the nrdR gene encoding transcriptional regulator NrdR, with protein sequence MKCPYCGFPDTKVIDSRPTEDNEAVRRRRACLKCKKRFTTYERYEDQAIVVIKKDETREPFIRSKILNGMIRSAEKRPVTVERLEKAADAIETQLNHLNQREVTTAYIGELVMDQLKAIDKVAYVRFASVYREFQDVDSFYKELNNLTDEQEEDRTEE
- a CDS encoding replication-associated recombination protein A; its protein translation is MDLLQRQQQKQQQKHAPLADRLRPKSLEDVVGQDAVLAPGKPLRRLIEADRVPSLILFGPPGTGKTTIAHVIAEHTNRAFRKLSAVTSGVKELREVVEEAKQALLYDQVRTILFIDEIHRFNKSQQDALLPHVEDGTLTLIGATTENPFFEVNKALLSRCQVVELTWLSTEALEKVLDRALSDTERGLGMYAVTLDADARALLLASSGGDARVLLNSLEIAVLSTPPVNGRIRLTKEDMAESMQKKRIQYDKGEEEHYNTISAFIKSVRGSDPDAAIYYLARMLAGGEDPLFIARRLVILASEDIGNAQPLGLVQAVSCYQGVSQIGMPEARILLAQTTTFLASSPKSNASYLAIDEALRTVRENPPADIPPYLKDAHYSGAKALGRGLTYRYPHNDPSGYVLQNYLPDEIMGKTFYHPVDRGGEARLKQYLESLPKQERPAAEEDRQ
- the asnS gene encoding asparagine--tRNA ligase encodes the protein MEIKVCYRDAEKHANEKITIQGWIRQSRISKNVGFFMVNDGTFFRPLQVVITPDLENYSNVSHFAVGSAIAVEGILKITPDSPQPIELEARTVTLLGANAEDYPIQNKRQSMEFLRQYPYLRSRTNTFNAVFRTRSEIAFAIHEFFHERGFTYVHTPLITASDAEGAGEMFQVTTLDLNNVPKTEEGKVDYREDFFGVPAHLTVSGQLELEAFAMSHRNVYTFGPTFRAEHSNTTRHAAEFWMIEPEIAFGDLTDMMDLAEAMMKHILNRVIERLPEEMDFFNRWIDKGLLERLNLVRKADFARMTYTEAVALLEKENARFTFPVHWGSDLQSEHERFLTEEVVKGPLFVTDYPKEIKSFYMRLNDDGKTVACADMLVPGIGELIGGSQREEREEVLLAQMREKGIKEEDYQWYTDLRRFGGCVHSGYGLGFERCVMYMTGMANIRDVLPYPRTVNTLR